In a genomic window of Penaeus monodon isolate SGIC_2016 chromosome 27, NSTDA_Pmon_1, whole genome shotgun sequence:
- the LOC119590694 gene encoding serine/threonine-protein kinase pim-1-like: MFKVFTSVNSYLNPGPVMGIPQENFKQVTMPVREHLHHHNHHHNHNHHNHHNHHTQQPFDRQYRVGHILGEGGFGRVYAGFRKIDNLPVAIKQIAKSKVPAWGWINGERVPLEICLLKRVSHVPGVIRLITWYEFSDCFVIVMERPEAVKDLFDYITDRKRVPEPEARYLFRQVVDVVRQCHAAGVIHRDIKDENLLITTNRQGRKVIKLIDFGSGAFLKDNIYTDFDGTRVYSPPEWIKQKQYQAGPATVWSLGILLYDLVCGDIPFAQDEQIISAILDFRVSVSDECQDLIRQCLSVRPEDRPTLEQILQHPWMKGPRDSGAGLVGCMGGSLGPMGLISDSLLDSDASSLDKHSTGSDASRESESEF, translated from the exons ATGTTTAAGGTGTTTACATCAGTGAATAGTTACCTCAACCCAGGCCCTGTTATGGGAATTCCTCAAGAAAACTTCAAACAAG TAACCATGCCAGTCCGAGAACACCtgcaccatcacaatcatcaccacaaccacaaccatcacaatcatcacaaccaccacacacaacagcccTTCGACCGCCAGTATAGAGTCGGCCACATCTTGGGCGAAGGCGGTTTTGGGCGCGTGTATGCAGGCTTCAGAAAGATCGACAACCTCCCTGTGGCCATTAAACAGATCGCGAAGTCAAAAGTGCCTGCCTGGGGATGG ATAAACGGTGAGCGAGTTCCTCTCGAGATCTGCCTCTTGAAGAGGGTCTCTCACGTCCCCGGCGTCATCAGACTGATCACGTGGTACGAGTTCTCCGACTGCTTCGTGATCGTCATGGAGCGACCCGAAGCCGTCAAGGATCTCTTCGATTACATCACGGATCGGAAGCGAGTGCCCGAGCCCGAGGCGCGGTACCTCTTCCGCCAGGTGGTCGACGTGGTGAGACAGTGCCACGCCGCCGGTGTCATCCACAGGGACATCAAGGACGAGAACCTCCTCATCACGACCAACAGACAGGGCAGAAAGGTCATCAAGCTCATCGACTTCGGCTCGGGGGCGTTCCTCAAGGACAACATCTACACTGACTTTGATG GAACCCGAGTTTACTCTCCTCCCGAGTGGATCAAGCAGAAGCAGTACCAGGCGGGACCTGCGACGGTGTGGTCGCTGGGCATCCTGCTCTACGACCTCGTTTGTGGCGACATTCCCTTTGCACAAGACGAACAGATCATCTCGGCGATACTGGACTTCCGCGTAAGCGTGTCCGACGAGTGCCAGGACCTGATCCGCCAGTGCCTCAGCGTCCGGCCGGAGGACAGACCTACGTTAGAGCAGATCCTGCAGCACCCCTGGATGAAGGGCCCCCGCGACTCTGGCGCAGGCCTGGTGGGCTGCATGGGTGGCTCCCTGGGACCCATGGGCCTCATCTCCGACTCCTTGCTCGACAGCGACGCCTCCTCCCTGGACAAGCACTCGACGGGCAGCGACGCCTCCCGCGAGTCCGAGTCGGAGTTTTGA